A single region of the Halichondria panicea chromosome 10, odHalPani1.1, whole genome shotgun sequence genome encodes:
- the LOC135342227 gene encoding vesicle-trafficking protein SEC22b-like yields MAHLTLIARASDGLPLSASIVNEESGRDYAEYQPKAKQIFRKLSSVSPPRCSIECDPGRMVFHYILEEGICYLPLCDPTYPAKLAFNYLENLHKDFSEQHGNDVHKASRPYHFIEFDLSDKVGKLVDHSRARG; encoded by the exons ATGGCCCACCTGACACTAATTGCCAGAGCCAGTGATGGACTACCTCTGTCTGCATCCATTGTCAATGAAGAG TCTGGCCGGGATTATGCTGAATACCAACCCAAGGCCAAGCAGATATTCCGCAAGCTGTCGTCAGTCAGCCCCCCTCGATGCTCAATCGAGTGTGACCCGGGTCGTATGGTGTTCCA ctacaTCCTTGAGGAGGGGATATGCTACCTCCCCCTGTGTGACCCCACCTATCCTGCCAAGCTGGCCTTTAACTACCTCGAGAATCTACACAAAGACTTCAGTGAGCAACATGGCAACGATGTACACAAGGCCAGTCGACCGTACCACTTCATTGAGTTTG atCTCAGTGACAAAGTGGGGAAGCTGGTCGACCACTCTCGTGCCAGAGGCTAA